In the genome of Paenibacillus pabuli, the window AATAGGGGGGCCGTTTCGTTTAATGCGAAACTCCTCTAGCAGCCACCGGGGCTCGTTGTGAAGCACCGCTGACTACTTTGGCTGCAGTCGACACGGGCAGCTTCACAGCTGAAGTGGTAACCGTCCGGCGAGCCGGGAAACTGACCATGTACGTAATCACTTTGCTGGCAATCCATACGGCCAGAATGGTATATAAAGTTTCTTTTACCGGTAGAAAGAAAAGCGACAATCCCAGTACAAACGCATCGCTGACAAAGAAAACCGTTCCCAGCTTCCAGCCCTTCCAACGGCTAATGAGCACCGCCAGAATGTCATCTCCGCCTGTTGCTCCGCCGAATCGAAGCACCATGCCAGCGCCCACGCCGGTGATTACACCGGACAGAACTGCCGGAATCCACAGATTACCGTGAAACGGAATGACCAGGGTGGAGTACCTCTCAAACCCGTCATAGAACAATGAGAATGCGGCCACACCCAGCAGTGCCTGAATCATGAACTTCCAGCCCTTGATGAACCAAGCCAAAATCATGACTGGAATATCCAGCAGCAGCATGCCGATCGCAGGTGATAAGCCTGTCGCGTATTTTCCTAGCAGGGCCAGACCGACAAATCCGCCCTCCGATAAATGATTCTGAAAATTAATGTGATAGTAGGCAAATGCCAAAATAAATGTTCCGAGCAGCATAATGGCGAACTTTCCCGCCTCTGTCTTAACTTGTTGTAAGGTTAACGATGTTCTCTTCATTCAGGTTCCCTCGCAGTTTGGTAAAGGTTGGTTTATACCGACCGTACCCTGCAAAAGGCAAGCCTGGAAGAAATCATCGTATTTGTCCTTCGAATATTATTCATTCCAATCCCCTCTT includes:
- a CDS encoding YitT family protein — its product is MKRTSLTLQQVKTEAGKFAIMLLGTFILAFAYYHINFQNHLSEGGFVGLALLGKYATGLSPAIGMLLLDIPVMILAWFIKGWKFMIQALLGVAAFSLFYDGFERYSTLVIPFHGNLWIPAVLSGVITGVGAGMVLRFGGATGGDDILAVLISRWKGWKLGTVFFVSDAFVLGLSLFFLPVKETLYTILAVWIASKVITYMVSFPARRTVTTSAVKLPVSTAAKVVSGASQRAPVAARGVSH